The stretch of DNA CGTTCCGAAGTCGGATGCGAGCGTGATCATGTGAGTTCGTACTGGCCGGTCGAGGAAAGGGAGTTCGGCACGGGTTCATACGGATTGCTGTACCGATTTACCGGCGCAACCGCCGCCTGGGTCGCGGTTGCGCCGGAAATGACTTCCAGTGAACCGTATCAGTGTGTGATCAGCCGCCGTTCGTGTCCGAGTCGCTCACCATCTGGATGCGTTCGATCCCGCCGATCTCTTCGACGACCTCGACGACGGGTGCCGGAACGAGCGACTCCCAGTCGCCGTCGTTTATCATCCGTTCGCGGACCTCAGACCCCTCGAGGACCTCGCGGTTGAACATCGGCGACTGGCGCACCTCGATGCCGGCCTCGCGAAACAGCTGGATGACGAGTGGGTTGTTCGAGTAGGCGACGTCGAAGTCGGGGCTCATGCTCTGGACGTGGCTCACCCACACCGAGTTGCGCTCGAGGTCCTCGATCGGGACGGCGTAGGTGACGAGGTCGCTGTCGACGAGGGACTTCGTGATCATCATGATCCGTTCGCCGGCAGTAAACGGGTTCCGGACGGTGTGTGAGTCGTCGGCGCTGCCGATTCCGAGAATCAGTTCGTCGACCTCGTCGGCGATCCGTTCGACCATGTTGTAGTGGCCGTCGTGAAACGGCTGGAACCGTCCGATGTAGAACCCCCGTGTCATGCCAGAAACTCTACCAGCGAGGCGCTTAAGCGTGGCGTGTTCTCTCTCGAATTTCCTCGAGTCGTCCGGGCTACGACCGGCGCAGCTCGTCACTGTCTCGTTCGATGAACGGTAATCTGTTTCCTGCTTTCGAGCGCTGTAGACGCCGTCTGCGGCCATCCACACCATCCTCCGCATGGAGAAAGTATATCAGTCCCAATCCCTTCGAATCAGGTACTGAACAGAGTTCTATGAGCAACGATACGAACGTTGACGACACTCCCGAGGATCCTTCCGAACCTGGCGACGCTCCCGACGAGGAACGGAGCCAGGCGGACCGCTCCCAGGACGAGGAGCCAGTCCGAGACGAAGGGCCACAGGGAGCACGGTCGCCGCTCGAGGAGGACGGTGACCGAACCGACGAGGACGCGACCGGCGTCGGGTCTGACTCGGAGTCGACCACCAACGACGAAGACGACATCGAGACCGTCGAGGATCTCGGTAGCACCGTCGACGTCGATCCGGGTGTCGAAATCGACGAGGAGAACGCCGAGGACGATCTGCTCGGCGGTCTCCAGATCGATTCGACGGACGACATCGAGGTACCCGACCGGCTCGTCGATCAGGTCATCGGTCAGGACGAGGCTCGGGACATCATTATCAAGGCAGCCAAGCAGCGTCGCCACGTGATGATGATCGGTTCGCCGGGGACCGGCAAGTCGATGCTGGCGAAGGCGATGAGCCAGCTGTTACCCCAGGAGGATCTGCAGGACGTTCTCGTCTACCACAACCCCGACGACGGGAACGCGCCGAAAGTTCGGACCGTTCCCGCCGGCAAGGGCGAACAGATCATCGACGCCCACAAGGAGGAAGCCCGGAAGCGCAACCAGATGCGGTCGATCCTGATGTGGATCATCATCGCGATCGTCATCGGGTACGCGCTCCTGGCGGCGAACATCCTGCTCGGTATCCTGGCAGCGGGT from Natronobacterium texcoconense encodes:
- a CDS encoding nicotinamide-nucleotide adenylyltransferase, producing MTRGFYIGRFQPFHDGHYNMVERIADEVDELILGIGSADDSHTVRNPFTAGERIMMITKSLVDSDLVTYAVPIEDLERNSVWVSHVQSMSPDFDVAYSNNPLVIQLFREAGIEVRQSPMFNREVLEGSEVRERMINDGDWESLVPAPVVEVVEEIGGIERIQMVSDSDTNGG